The Hymenobacter sp. GOD-10R genome includes a window with the following:
- a CDS encoding TetR/AcrR family transcriptional regulator, which yields MDKETQILEAAMKLLIEHGTQGTPMSAIARAANTGMGTIYNYFATKEELINAIYLYVKRNQLHSVAEPATDEPIKRRFDRYYTSLLQYLVAHPEQFRFMDHYQNAPVLTPTTRQQGLETIAPVADLLAKGQQQGIVKEIGIDELLEFLNGGMMGVVRWVLNNDKPLTQTFLDSQARIAWDAIKQ from the coding sequence GTGGATAAGGAAACGCAGATACTAGAGGCAGCCATGAAGCTGCTGATTGAGCACGGCACGCAAGGCACACCGATGTCTGCTATTGCGCGGGCGGCCAATACGGGCATGGGTACCATCTACAACTACTTCGCTACGAAAGAAGAACTGATCAACGCTATTTACTTGTACGTGAAGCGCAACCAGCTTCACAGTGTGGCCGAGCCAGCTACCGACGAGCCCATCAAGCGGCGTTTCGATCGGTACTACACGTCGCTATTACAGTATTTAGTGGCACATCCGGAGCAGTTTCGCTTTATGGATCATTACCAGAACGCCCCGGTGCTGACGCCTACTACCAGGCAGCAAGGACTGGAAACCATTGCGCCCGTTGCCGACCTACTCGCCAAGGGGCAGCAGCAGGGCATCGTGAAGGAGATTGGGATTGACGAGTTGTTGGAGTTTCTCAATGGAGGAATGATGGGCGTTGTGCGGTGGGTACTCAACAACGATAAACCACTCACTCAAACCTTCCTCGACAGCCAGGCACGCATTGCTTGGGATGCTATCAAGCAATGA
- a CDS encoding alpha/beta hydrolase, with the protein MDILLRHHVTTYGSGTQPIVFAHGFGTDQHTWRHVAPAFANQYRVILFDWVGAGQSDKSAYDFTRYSSLEGYASDLIELLRELQLPKVIFVGHSVGGMIGLLAAIRAPELFERLVLVAASPCYVNHDNYAGGFEPGDLEELLGFLDRDYRAWSSMLVPSIVGGDMRPELLDELLTSFNSVEHAIARQFARATFLSDHRSDLPKLHVPTLVVQCADDSVAPAAVGEYMHERLAGSALNILDTSGHYPHLNAPVATIAALENYLRPVNDSVSTTTV; encoded by the coding sequence ATGGATATACTTCTCCGCCACCATGTCACAACGTATGGTTCCGGGACTCAGCCGATAGTGTTTGCGCACGGTTTCGGCACAGACCAGCACACGTGGCGCCACGTAGCGCCCGCTTTCGCCAATCAGTATCGAGTGATTCTCTTCGATTGGGTAGGGGCCGGGCAATCGGATAAGTCAGCCTATGACTTTACCCGATATTCTTCCCTTGAAGGCTATGCCAGCGACTTAATAGAGCTCTTGCGGGAGCTCCAACTTCCCAAGGTGATCTTCGTGGGGCACTCTGTGGGCGGAATGATTGGCCTGCTGGCAGCCATTCGAGCACCGGAGCTGTTCGAGCGGCTGGTGTTGGTAGCTGCGTCGCCTTGCTACGTCAACCATGACAATTACGCCGGGGGCTTCGAGCCGGGTGACTTAGAGGAACTACTCGGGTTTCTAGATCGTGATTATCGCGCGTGGTCTAGCATGTTGGTACCTAGCATTGTGGGCGGCGACATGCGCCCAGAACTGCTCGATGAGCTGCTGACGAGCTTCAACAGTGTGGAGCACGCCATTGCCCGCCAATTTGCCCGGGCCACTTTTCTCTCGGATCACCGCTCTGATCTGCCTAAGTTGCACGTGCCGACTTTGGTTGTGCAGTGCGCCGACGACTCAGTGGCACCAGCTGCCGTGGGAGAGTATATGCACGAGCGCTTGGCGGGTAGCGCCCTAAATATTCTCGACACGAGTGGACACTACCCGCACTTGAACGCGCCGGTGGCTACCATTGCTGCTCTAGAAAACTACCTGCGTCCGGTTAACGATTCCGTTAGTACGACGACTGTTTAA
- a CDS encoding gluconate 2-dehydrogenase subunit 3 family protein, giving the protein MKRRDSLKAIGLTALASGLLLDSCTEDASKTQQAAVIKTPEADNVGRQAFEIERDKKLHAETFFTKHEMATITVLADIIIPKDEHSGSASDAKVPEFIEFIVKDIPDHQVPLRGGLRWLDVQCSKRFKHAFVDCTSAQQLEMVTAIAYPLKAKPEMQQGVTFFNRMRDLTATGFFTSKMGIADLGYVGNSPNRWTGVPADVLKQYGMENV; this is encoded by the coding sequence ATGAAAAGACGTGATTCCCTAAAAGCTATCGGCTTAACTGCCCTAGCCTCCGGTTTGCTACTCGACTCTTGCACAGAGGATGCGAGTAAGACCCAGCAGGCCGCCGTCATTAAAACGCCCGAAGCGGATAACGTCGGCCGCCAGGCGTTTGAAATAGAGCGCGACAAAAAACTCCACGCCGAGACGTTCTTCACCAAGCACGAAATGGCTACCATTACGGTACTGGCCGACATTATTATTCCCAAAGATGAACACTCGGGTAGCGCCTCTGATGCGAAAGTGCCTGAGTTTATCGAGTTCATCGTGAAAGACATCCCCGATCATCAGGTTCCGCTGCGTGGGGGCTTGCGCTGGCTGGATGTGCAGTGCTCGAAACGCTTCAAGCATGCCTTTGTGGACTGCACCAGCGCCCAGCAGCTTGAAATGGTGACGGCCATTGCCTATCCGCTCAAAGCGAAGCCCGAAATGCAGCAAGGAGTGACGTTTTTCAACCGAATGCGCGACCTGACAGCGACCGGCTTCTTTACCAGCAAGATGGGCATTGCTGACCTAGGGTACGTTGGCAACTCGCCAAACCGCTGGACGGGCGTGCCAGCGGACGTGCTAAAGCAATACGGCATGGAAAATGTGTGA
- a CDS encoding GMC family oxidoreductase produces MSVFEIKESATVYDAIIVGSGAGGGMAGYVLAHAGLNVLMLEAGPFFDPAKDAQQLKFSYESPRRGASTTRPFGDFDAAFGGWDLEGEPYTTKDGTKFDWFRARMLGGRTNHWGRISLRMGPKDFKSHDIDGLTDDWPITYEEVKPFYDKVDRLIGIYGTVENLENEPDGIYLPPPKPRLNELFIKKGAEKAGVKVIPGRGSVLTEALPGNKDRGACFFCGQCGRSCKVYGDFSASSCLVIPAIKTGNLKVLSNAMVREVLTGSNGLATGVSYVDRNSLQEYQVKGKMVILGASAGESARLLLNSVSNNHPNGLANSSGVVGKYLHDSTGASLGGFLPQLLDRKRYNEDGVGSVHIYTPWWLDNKKLDFPRGYHIEYGGGMRMPSYGFGSGIESINGLVPARDGSTREAGGFGASLKDDYRRFYGSQVGMAGRGTAIARADNYCEIDKEVVDKYGIPVLKFHYKWTDAEVKQAKHMQETFQSIMHEMGGIITSKIHGADTNYGLEAPGRIIHEVGTVRMGDDPKKSALNKWCQAHDCKNLFVVDAAPFVQQGDKNATWTILALSMRTSEYILEQRKKLSV; encoded by the coding sequence ATGAGCGTTTTTGAAATAAAGGAATCAGCGACTGTTTACGATGCCATTATTGTAGGGTCGGGGGCTGGGGGTGGCATGGCTGGATACGTGCTAGCTCATGCTGGCTTAAACGTTTTAATGCTCGAAGCAGGGCCTTTTTTCGATCCGGCCAAGGATGCGCAGCAGCTGAAATTTTCCTACGAATCGCCGCGCCGGGGTGCTTCTACTACCCGGCCGTTCGGTGACTTCGACGCGGCCTTCGGCGGCTGGGATTTGGAAGGGGAGCCCTATACTACCAAGGACGGAACGAAGTTCGACTGGTTCCGGGCTCGCATGCTCGGGGGGCGCACCAACCACTGGGGGCGCATCTCCCTGCGCATGGGACCGAAGGATTTTAAAAGCCACGACATCGACGGCCTCACCGATGACTGGCCCATCACCTACGAAGAGGTAAAGCCGTTCTACGACAAAGTAGACCGCCTGATTGGCATCTATGGCACCGTGGAGAACCTGGAAAATGAGCCTGACGGCATTTATTTGCCGCCGCCCAAACCTAGGCTCAACGAGTTATTCATCAAGAAGGGAGCCGAAAAAGCCGGGGTGAAAGTGATTCCCGGCCGCGGATCGGTGCTGACGGAAGCGCTGCCGGGCAACAAGGACCGGGGTGCCTGCTTCTTTTGCGGGCAGTGCGGGCGGAGCTGCAAAGTGTACGGCGACTTCTCGGCTTCCTCCTGCTTGGTTATTCCGGCTATCAAAACCGGCAACCTGAAGGTGCTCTCCAATGCGATGGTACGCGAGGTGCTCACCGGGTCAAACGGGTTGGCAACGGGGGTGTCGTACGTGGATAGAAACAGCTTGCAGGAATACCAAGTAAAGGGCAAGATGGTCATTCTAGGAGCCAGTGCTGGTGAGAGTGCCCGGCTGTTGCTCAACTCTGTGTCCAACAACCATCCTAATGGTCTCGCTAACAGCAGCGGTGTGGTCGGCAAATACCTGCACGATTCGACGGGGGCTAGCTTAGGCGGCTTCCTGCCTCAGCTTCTTGACCGCAAACGCTACAATGAGGATGGCGTCGGGAGCGTACACATCTACACGCCCTGGTGGCTCGATAATAAGAAGCTCGATTTTCCCCGCGGCTATCATATCGAGTACGGCGGCGGCATGCGCATGCCTTCCTACGGGTTCGGCAGCGGCATCGAAAGCATTAACGGCCTGGTACCCGCCCGCGACGGCAGCACGAGAGAAGCCGGTGGCTTTGGGGCTTCGCTGAAAGACGACTACCGCCGCTTCTACGGTAGCCAGGTCGGTATGGCGGGTCGGGGCACCGCTATTGCCCGCGCCGACAACTACTGCGAAATTGACAAAGAAGTGGTGGATAAATACGGCATCCCCGTGCTCAAATTTCACTACAAGTGGACCGACGCCGAAGTCAAGCAGGCCAAGCACATGCAGGAAACGTTCCAGTCCATCATGCACGAAATGGGCGGCATCATCACGTCAAAAATTCACGGGGCTGATACCAACTATGGGCTGGAAGCGCCTGGCCGGATCATCCACGAAGTAGGCACGGTTCGGATGGGAGATGACCCGAAGAAGTCGGCTCTCAACAAATGGTGCCAGGCACATGACTGCAAAAACTTGTTCGTAGTGGATGCGGCCCCATTCGTGCAGCAGGGCGACAAGAACGCTACCTGGACGATCTTGGCGCTATCGATGCGCACCAGCGAGTACATTCTGGAGCAACGCAAAAAACTATCTGTCTAA
- a CDS encoding DUF1080 domain-containing protein has translation MKAFFFTAVALGAVLSPVAIAQRTTVKAKPSPQALFDGKTTNGWHTYLKPKAEPAWLAVNGTLKLDPKATGQGDLVTDKEYENFELALDWNITEGGNSGIIFGVHEDPAFQATYDTGVEMQILDDKKAEDNKKANHLAGSLYDMKAPAKNVVKPAGQWNQVKLRKLNGHLTFWLNGTEVVDTQMGGSEWNTLVQNSKFKTWKNFAAYPKGHIALQDHGHEVAFRNIKITQL, from the coding sequence ATGAAAGCCTTCTTTTTCACGGCCGTAGCACTAGGCGCCGTCTTGAGCCCCGTTGCTATTGCTCAAAGAACTACCGTTAAAGCTAAGCCTAGCCCACAAGCACTGTTTGATGGCAAAACCACCAACGGCTGGCATACTTACCTGAAGCCCAAGGCAGAGCCCGCCTGGTTGGCCGTAAATGGCACCTTGAAGTTAGACCCCAAGGCAACGGGACAGGGAGATTTGGTGACGGATAAGGAGTACGAAAACTTCGAGCTAGCCCTCGATTGGAATATAACTGAAGGGGGGAACAGCGGAATCATTTTCGGGGTGCACGAAGACCCCGCCTTTCAAGCTACCTACGACACGGGCGTGGAAATGCAAATCTTAGATGATAAGAAGGCCGAAGACAACAAGAAAGCTAACCACCTAGCAGGCTCTTTATATGATATGAAAGCACCGGCCAAAAACGTGGTAAAGCCCGCCGGCCAGTGGAACCAGGTCAAGCTGCGCAAACTCAATGGCCACCTAACCTTTTGGCTCAATGGTACCGAAGTAGTGGATACACAAATGGGTGGTAGCGAGTGGAATACCCTGGTTCAAAACAGCAAATTCAAGACCTGGAAAAACTTCGCTGCTTATCCCAAAGGGCATATTGCGCTGCAAGATCATGGCCACGAGGTAGCGTTCCGCAACATAAAAATTACGCAACTGTAG
- a CDS encoding YitT family protein — protein MAASGTSTVTENFKNVGLVVLGILSASTGLKSFLLSSHFIDGGVTGISMLLAQILGVPLAVLLLVINLPFLVLGYRQIGRGFALKSAAAIAGLSLTVALVPFPDITPDLLLTAVFGGLFIGAGIGLAMRGGAVLDGTEIAALLISKHSPLLKVSDVILLLNVFIFGTAAFFLGIQTAMYSILTYVAASKALDFLLNGIEQYTGVTIVSEHSEEVRQTITEKLGRGVTIYQGKRGYGKRGDQHEARDIVFTVVTRLELPQLRSEVRRIDPKAFLIQQSIDDTEGGMVKKRPLH, from the coding sequence ATGGCTGCTTCCGGTACTTCGACGGTGACTGAAAATTTTAAAAATGTAGGCTTGGTAGTGCTCGGTATCCTGAGTGCGAGCACAGGCCTAAAAAGCTTTTTATTGTCGAGTCACTTTATTGACGGCGGCGTAACGGGCATTTCCATGCTCTTGGCTCAAATCTTAGGCGTACCTCTAGCGGTGCTACTGTTGGTCATCAATTTGCCGTTTCTGGTGCTAGGTTACCGGCAGATTGGGCGAGGTTTTGCGCTCAAGAGCGCTGCCGCCATTGCCGGCCTCTCACTCACGGTGGCGCTGGTACCGTTCCCCGACATTACACCCGATTTGCTGCTCACCGCCGTTTTTGGCGGTCTATTTATTGGGGCCGGTATTGGCCTGGCTATGCGCGGCGGCGCAGTCCTCGACGGTACCGAAATTGCCGCCTTGCTTATCAGCAAACACAGCCCACTGCTCAAAGTAAGCGACGTCATCCTGCTACTGAACGTATTCATCTTCGGCACGGCCGCTTTCTTCCTAGGTATTCAAACGGCCATGTATTCCATTTTGACCTACGTAGCAGCGTCTAAGGCCTTGGATTTTCTGCTCAATGGCATTGAGCAATATACGGGGGTCACGATTGTGTCGGAGCATAGTGAGGAAGTGCGCCAAACCATCACGGAGAAGCTAGGTCGTGGGGTTACGATTTATCAGGGCAAGCGCGGCTACGGCAAACGCGGCGATCAACATGAAGCCCGTGACATCGTCTTCACCGTGGTGACGCGGCTGGAGCTGCCGCAGCTGCGCAGTGAAGTACGCCGCATTGATCCGAAAGCCTTTCTCATTCAGCAGAGTATCGACGACACCGAGGGAGGAATGGTCAAGAAGCGGCCTTTGCACTAA
- a CDS encoding Gfo/Idh/MocA family oxidoreductase — protein sequence MLTKYLLVLCLMLVTAVGASAQKPPVRVGIVGLTHAHVHGILGRKGHDDLQIVGIVESNRELAQRYSKQYGYSMNIVYKTTEEMIAATKPEVVTAFGSIYEHLAVVQTCAPKGIHVMVEKPLAVSLDHARQMEALAKKHHIKLLTNYETTWYPTNHEAYDLLKKGMVGPLSQVVVHDGHRGPKNIGVNKEFLDWLTDPIQNGGGALIDFGCYGVNLMTWLQDGKKPTTVTAVTQQLQPENNPKVDDESTILLTYDNAKATIQGSWNWPIGRKDMEIYGKTGVIYADNKNDLRVRQADGYDQYKEEKRHLEDRKAPYDDPFTFLVGVVRNEITLKPYDLSSLENNMIVVEILEAARKSAKTHQSVKL from the coding sequence ATGCTTACCAAATACCTCCTTGTCCTTTGCCTGATGCTCGTCACAGCAGTTGGCGCTTCCGCTCAAAAGCCACCCGTGCGCGTGGGCATTGTGGGCCTCACTCACGCGCACGTACATGGCATCCTAGGTCGCAAAGGCCATGATGATCTTCAGATCGTCGGGATTGTGGAGTCTAATCGGGAGCTAGCCCAGCGCTACTCGAAGCAGTACGGCTACTCCATGAACATTGTGTACAAGACGACAGAGGAGATGATTGCGGCCACCAAGCCCGAGGTCGTTACGGCTTTCGGTAGCATCTACGAGCACCTAGCCGTCGTGCAAACGTGCGCCCCGAAGGGCATCCACGTCATGGTGGAGAAACCCTTGGCCGTGAGTCTAGACCACGCCCGCCAGATGGAAGCCTTGGCCAAGAAGCACCACATTAAACTGCTCACCAACTACGAAACGACTTGGTATCCGACCAACCACGAGGCCTACGACTTACTAAAGAAGGGCATGGTGGGCCCGCTAAGCCAAGTGGTTGTCCACGATGGGCACCGCGGCCCGAAGAACATCGGCGTCAATAAGGAATTCCTGGACTGGCTGACTGACCCCATACAGAACGGCGGCGGGGCCCTCATCGATTTCGGCTGCTACGGTGTGAACCTAATGACGTGGCTGCAAGACGGCAAAAAACCCACGACCGTGACCGCCGTAACCCAGCAGCTTCAGCCCGAAAACAACCCCAAAGTAGACGACGAATCAACCATTCTACTCACCTACGACAACGCCAAAGCCACCATTCAAGGCTCCTGGAACTGGCCCATCGGCCGGAAGGATATGGAGATCTACGGCAAAACGGGCGTCATTTACGCCGACAACAAGAACGACCTACGCGTGCGCCAAGCCGACGGCTACGATCAGTATAAGGAAGAAAAGCGCCACCTAGAAGACCGAAAGGCCCCGTACGACGACCCATTCACGTTTTTGGTGGGCGTGGTGCGCAATGAAATAACGCTCAAGCCCTACGACTTGTCCTCGCTGGAGAACAACATGATTGTAGTAGAAATCTTGGAAGCTGCCCGCAAGAGCGCCAAAACGCATCAGAGTGTGAAGCTGTAG
- a CDS encoding DUF1080 domain-containing protein, with translation MSCRSSQNASTAGKGWQNIFDGKTLRGWEYDTTYWHVRDGVMVGEITPATIVKRNTFIIWRGGQPRDFELLVDYRISALGNSGINYRSQEVPDLPYALQGYQADIDGRNRYTGQNYEERGRKFLALRGQRVRLVEGQPPQVLDSLGGGRAALQTHIKAGDWNQVHLIVKGNHLQHYINDVLMADVTDEDAANRKMSGWIGVQVHVGPPMKIEYKNFKLKTLN, from the coding sequence ATGAGCTGCCGCTCGTCGCAAAACGCGTCAACGGCGGGCAAGGGATGGCAGAACATTTTCGACGGCAAAACGCTGCGCGGCTGGGAGTACGACACCACGTACTGGCACGTGCGCGACGGCGTGATGGTGGGCGAAATCACGCCCGCTACTATTGTGAAGCGCAACACCTTCATCATCTGGCGCGGCGGGCAGCCCCGCGACTTTGAACTGCTGGTCGACTATCGGATTTCGGCCCTAGGTAACAGTGGCATCAACTACCGGAGCCAGGAAGTGCCCGATCTGCCGTACGCGCTGCAAGGCTACCAAGCCGATATCGACGGCCGCAACCGCTACACCGGTCAGAACTATGAGGAGCGAGGCCGCAAGTTCTTGGCGTTGCGTGGGCAGCGCGTGCGACTCGTCGAAGGCCAGCCGCCGCAAGTGCTCGACAGCCTAGGTGGCGGTCGTGCGGCCCTGCAAACCCACATCAAAGCCGGCGATTGGAATCAGGTGCACTTAATTGTGAAAGGCAACCATCTCCAGCACTACATCAACGATGTGCTCATGGCCGACGTGACTGATGAGGACGCCGCCAACCGCAAAATGAGCGGCTGGATCGGGGTGCAGGTACACGTAGGCCCACCGATGAAAATCGAGTACAAAAACTTCAAGCTAAAGACACTCAACTAG
- a CDS encoding AraC family transcriptional regulator has translation MTVTDLLPSIPLTKAQDLATLIDNRRVQTLEKYELSLLETHLQSAQIEQSYSDLVLTNMLRGKKVMHLFNQEEFNYLPGNTMVVPPNLKMVIDFPEASNENPTQCVALAIDRLQIIDTVNYLNEHYPKTEDEKWAFGFNQHYFYNDEEVTALIYKLVRIGFGDAQNKDILADFTVKELLLRIMQVQSLHEKEHNVAVLATSNRFAHILHYIKENIAEKISVDDLSAKVYMSKPNFYRAFKQEFGLSPIDYIIKERMRLAKKCLKNPALSITEICFKAGFNNLNYFTRMFRQMEGMTPTDYRILCTVN, from the coding sequence ATGACCGTAACTGATTTGCTTCCTAGCATCCCGCTCACCAAAGCGCAGGACCTCGCCACGCTGATTGATAATCGCCGGGTGCAAACCCTCGAAAAGTATGAGCTCAGCCTCCTCGAAACGCACCTGCAAAGTGCCCAGATCGAGCAGTCGTACAGCGACTTGGTGCTCACCAACATGCTGCGCGGTAAGAAGGTGATGCACCTCTTCAACCAAGAGGAGTTCAACTACCTGCCTGGCAACACCATGGTGGTGCCGCCTAACCTCAAGATGGTGATTGATTTCCCGGAGGCCTCCAATGAAAACCCGACCCAGTGCGTGGCCCTCGCTATCGACCGGCTCCAGATCATCGACACGGTAAACTACCTGAATGAACACTACCCCAAAACGGAAGATGAGAAGTGGGCCTTCGGCTTCAATCAGCACTATTTCTATAATGATGAAGAAGTAACGGCGCTGATTTACAAGTTGGTGCGTATCGGCTTTGGCGACGCGCAGAACAAAGACATCCTAGCCGATTTCACGGTGAAGGAGCTGTTGCTGCGCATTATGCAGGTGCAGAGTCTGCACGAGAAGGAGCACAACGTGGCAGTGCTGGCAACCTCCAATCGGTTCGCGCACATCTTGCACTACATCAAGGAAAACATTGCCGAAAAGATCAGCGTCGACGACCTGAGCGCAAAGGTGTACATGAGCAAGCCCAACTTCTACCGTGCCTTCAAGCAGGAGTTTGGCCTGTCGCCCATCGACTACATCATCAAGGAACGCATGCGCTTAGCGAAGAAATGCCTGAAAAACCCGGCGCTCAGCATCACCGAAATCTGCTTTAAAGCGGGCTTCAACAACCTGAACTACTTCACCCGCATGTTCCGCCAGATGGAAGGCATGACGCCGACCGACTACCGGATTTTGTGTACCGTTAATTAA
- the hxlB gene encoding 6-phospho-3-hexuloisomerase, which translates to MSTLTSDKLSLALQDNLQVILQENQRLAQQLDLGAAVAIIPLIQHAERIFVVGAGRTGLILKAAAMRLMHLGLTVFVVGETTTPAIKAGDLLLAGSGSGTTSTIVKAAEKAVVAGAQVVVISTTATSPLAALATQVVVLPAAQKQDHGGEISKQYAGSLFEQGVLLLLDAIFQTLWGLDGTPAPELWKRHANLE; encoded by the coding sequence ATGAGCACCCTAACGTCCGATAAGCTGAGCCTTGCCTTACAAGACAATTTGCAGGTCATTCTTCAGGAAAACCAACGGCTAGCCCAGCAGCTCGACCTAGGTGCGGCGGTGGCCATAATCCCGCTTATTCAACACGCCGAGCGGATTTTTGTTGTCGGCGCGGGCCGCACGGGGCTAATCCTAAAGGCCGCCGCCATGCGCCTGATGCACCTAGGCCTGACGGTGTTTGTGGTTGGCGAAACCACCACGCCCGCCATCAAGGCCGGCGACTTGCTGCTGGCCGGCTCGGGCTCCGGCACCACTAGCACTATCGTGAAAGCAGCCGAAAAGGCCGTTGTAGCGGGCGCTCAAGTTGTGGTCATCTCCACAACCGCTACGTCGCCGCTGGCAGCCCTCGCCACGCAAGTAGTGGTGCTGCCCGCTGCCCAGAAGCAAGACCACGGTGGCGAAATCTCGAAGCAATACGCCGGCAGCTTATTCGAGCAGGGCGTGTTGCTGCTGCTCGATGCCATTTTCCAGACGCTGTGGGGTCTCGATGGTACTCCTGCCCCCGAGCTCTGGAAACGTCACGCCAACCTGGAATAA
- the hxlA gene encoding 3-hexulose-6-phosphate synthase, whose protein sequence is MAKLQVAIDLLTTKDALALAEKVAPYVDIIELGTPLIKSEGLAVITAMKQAHPDKLVFADFKTADTGELEAGMAFEAGADLVTILGAVDNATVVGAVKAAKAHNKGVVVDTIGVTDRVKRAQEVSALGVEFVELHAGLDEQAQAGYSIQVLIDEATRAGVPVSIAGGVNLSNIAAVKQAGVAVAVAGGAIYGAADPAAAAKELREAFDAA, encoded by the coding sequence ATGGCTAAATTACAAGTTGCAATCGACCTTCTGACCACCAAAGACGCCTTGGCCCTCGCCGAGAAAGTAGCGCCCTACGTGGATATTATTGAGCTAGGTACGCCCCTCATCAAGAGCGAAGGCCTAGCTGTCATTACGGCAATGAAGCAAGCTCACCCCGACAAGCTGGTATTTGCCGACTTCAAAACCGCTGACACCGGCGAGCTAGAAGCCGGCATGGCCTTCGAAGCCGGCGCGGATCTGGTTACCATCCTAGGTGCCGTCGACAATGCCACCGTGGTTGGCGCCGTGAAAGCTGCCAAAGCCCACAACAAAGGCGTGGTAGTAGATACTATCGGCGTAACGGACCGCGTGAAGCGTGCCCAGGAGGTTTCGGCCCTAGGTGTCGAGTTCGTGGAGCTGCACGCTGGCCTCGACGAGCAAGCCCAGGCTGGCTACTCGATCCAAGTTCTGATTGATGAGGCCACGCGCGCTGGTGTTCCGGTTTCCATCGCGGGCGGTGTTAATCTGAGCAACATTGCCGCCGTGAAGCAAGCGGGCGTGGCTGTAGCCGTAGCCGGTGGTGCCATTTACGGCGCCGCTGACCCAGCCGCCGCCGCCAAAGAACTGCGCGAGGCATTCGACGCCGCGTAA
- a CDS encoding carboxypeptidase-like regulatory domain-containing protein, which yields MLYLRCRLACLLVSSLFISPPARAQSFPTGKITTPTGTPVAYTSAGVKGKPFGTVAAADGTFSLSAFAPAAATDTVVVSCVGYQSRKLLVSQLRQQPAVQLYPTATQLQEVMVHSKRPKRTILGHNGSSIFTSLNFYTAKDTVPHDRLGREVGLLMKVKQPVRLESFHLFVFNSDFSFVTFRLTIYAVANGQPQAPLLQKDVIFEVAGRKHGWREVDLRPYAIELAGHQDVVASVQWLQSKNDQPTSKYFGIAAHLSPFHSTFLRDKSQESWQKMGANTSLYFTALAYPG from the coding sequence ATGCTCTATCTCCGGTGCAGGCTCGCTTGCCTGCTTGTATCCTCCCTGTTTATCTCCCCTCCTGCCCGTGCGCAGTCTTTCCCAACGGGCAAGATCACAACCCCAACCGGTACCCCAGTAGCCTATACGTCAGCAGGGGTCAAAGGCAAACCTTTCGGAACAGTAGCGGCTGCAGACGGCACCTTTTCCCTTTCCGCTTTTGCGCCCGCTGCCGCTACAGATACCGTCGTTGTATCATGCGTAGGTTATCAGTCGCGTAAGCTATTGGTTAGTCAGTTACGGCAGCAACCAGCGGTGCAGCTCTATCCGACAGCAACGCAACTTCAGGAAGTAATGGTGCATAGCAAGCGCCCTAAGCGTACAATCCTAGGTCATAACGGTTCGAGTATTTTCACCAGCCTTAATTTCTACACGGCCAAGGACACCGTACCGCACGACCGCCTCGGCCGGGAAGTGGGCCTACTTATGAAGGTCAAGCAACCTGTCCGCCTAGAGAGCTTTCATCTGTTTGTGTTCAACAGTGATTTCTCTTTCGTAACATTTCGCCTCACAATTTACGCCGTGGCGAACGGTCAGCCCCAAGCTCCTTTGTTGCAGAAGGACGTCATTTTTGAGGTGGCAGGTCGGAAGCATGGGTGGCGGGAAGTTGATCTGCGACCTTATGCTATCGAGTTAGCCGGACACCAGGACGTGGTAGCATCCGTGCAGTGGCTACAAAGCAAAAACGACCAGCCCACCAGCAAGTACTTCGGCATAGCCGCTCACTTGTCGCCTTTCCACAGTACTTTCTTGCGGGATAAAAGCCAGGAAAGCTGGCAGAAGATGGGAGCAAATACGAGTCTATATTTCACAGCTTTGGCTTACCCGGGGTAA